One Acidobacteriota bacterium genomic window, TGACCATCATGGGAGGACTCACCGATGGAACGTCCGATGATCAAGATCATCGTGCTGACCGCCGCGGCCGTACTCGCCTGCGGCGCGGTTCTGGCGGAGGGCGACTACTTCGGCGCGGAGTTCTGCGCCGAGTGCCATCCCCAGCAATACAACGACTGGAAGGTGTCGGGGCACCCGTACAAGCTCCGGTCGTCCGAGATCGCCCGCAACCTCCCGCTCCCGTTGCCCGAGGGCTACACGTGGGACGACATCAGCTACGTCATCGGAGGACACGGGTGGAAAGCGCGTTACATGGACCGTGACGGCTACATCATCACGTCGATCAAGACGCCGGATGGGGAGGTGCCTGGACACAACCAGTACAACCTCGCCACTGGCCGGTGGGTGGACTATCACCCCGGCGAAGTGAAGCCGTATGACTGCGGGCGTTGCCACACGACCGGATTCGACCCCGAGGGGCACCAGGACGGCCTCGAGGGGATCATCGGAACCTGGGCGCTGCCCGGGATCCAGTGCGAGGCGTGCCACGGCCCGGGCTACGAAATGGCGGTTGACCGCTCCGCGGCGATGTGCGGTCAGTGCCACAGCCGCGGCGATCTGGACACCATTCCGGCCAAAGGCGGGTTCATCCGCCATCACGAGCAGTACAACGAGCTACTGGCGAGTCCGCACGCCGGCTTCGGCTGCGTGACGTGCCACGATCCGCACAAGAAGGCGGAGTTCTCGATCGTGAAGGACTGCGCCACGTGCCACGAGGAGGAGGCGGCCGACTACGAGGGCACCCGAATGCAGATCGCCGGCGTGACCTGCACCGACTGCCACATGCCCGCGGCGAGCAAATCGGCCGAGGCCCTCGGGCCCCATGCCGGCGACGTCAAGACGCACCTGTTCCGTATCAACACGGACGCGAACGCTTCGATGTTCACCGAGGACGGCGCGTTCGTGAAGCTCGACGAAAACGGACAGGGAGCGGTGACGATCGACTTCGCCTGCATGAACTGCCACCGGGGTGTCGACCCGGAGGTGCTGGCGAGGGAAGCCGAGAACTTCCACCAGCGCCCGCACCGGGTTCTCGCGCTGGTTCCCTGAGCGTCCTCCCGGGCCGGACGTCGGTCCCGCGTCCGGCTCACCCGGGCGGGGGGGCGGCTCCGCCGCTCCCTCGCCCTTCCGGTTCGGTCCGCCACGGAGCGGGGTGTGCGTCGCCGCGGTCTCCGACGAAGCGCGGTCCATCCCGGCCGAAAACACCGGATTCGAGGCCGCCCCGCCGCTCAGGGGCTCAACCGCCGCCGCCGCCAGCCCGGGCCGTCCCGTTCGAAGAGCAGCCGGTCGTGCAGCCGGTTCGCGCGGCCCTGCCAGAACTCGATCCTGGCCGGTGCCAGGCGAAACCCGCCCCAAAAGGGCGGGAGCGGAACGTCCTTCCCGCGAAACCGGGCCTCGAATTCTGCAAACCGCTCCTCCAGTTCGCGGCGTGACGCCAGCTCCGCGCTCTGCCGCGACGCCCAGGCTCCGATGCGGCTGCCGCGAGGACGCGTCTTGAAATAGGCGTAGGACTCTTCTGGAGTCAGCCGGCTGACGGTCCCCTCGGCCCGCACCTGGCGCTGGAGCGCCGCCCAGTGCAGGACGATCGCGGCGCGGGGGTTTGCGCGGAGTTCACGTCCCTTCCGGCTCTCGTAGTTCGTGTAGAACACGAAGCCGCGCTCGTCGGCCGCCTTGAGAAGCATCATCCTTACCGATGGACGACCGTCGGGGGTAGCGGTTGCCAGCCCCATCGCTTCCGGCAACAAGAGCCCCGCCCGCCGCGCATCGTCGAACCATCGGCGGAACAGGGCGATCGGATCGTCCCCCGCCGCCTCCTCGCTGAGACCCCCGATCACCCCGCGGCCGAGCGTGGCCAGGGCCCGCAAGCGCGCGATCCACGACATGGGCGCAGGGTGCCCGAGGCGCGCGGCGACTGTCAACCGATCTGAGGTGCTTCCCCGATGGTGCGCTGCCGCGCCGGCGGGGCGCAGGTGCGGCCTGTTCCATGCCACCTCCCGCATCCGGGACGCGCGCGCCGATCGGCCCTTCCC contains:
- the pdxH gene encoding pyridoxamine 5'-phosphate oxidase, with product MSWIARLRALATLGRGVIGGLSEEAAGDDPIALFRRWFDDARRAGLLLPEAMGLATATPDGRPSVRMMLLKAADERGFVFYTNYESRKGRELRANPRAAIVLHWAALQRQVRAEGTVSRLTPEESYAYFKTRPRGSRIGAWASRQSAELASRRELEERFAEFEARFRGKDVPLPPFWGGFRLAPARIEFWQGRANRLHDRLLFERDGPGWRRRRLSP